Proteins found in one Pempheris klunzingeri isolate RE-2024b chromosome 6, fPemKlu1.hap1, whole genome shotgun sequence genomic segment:
- the foxq1b gene encoding forkhead box protein Q1b gives MKLEVFSAHHFAQKPLELCMDAEGGVPSPLSGDELGSDGDCVANSPPPVIQSGDGSKGKPYTRRPKPPYSYIALIAMAIRESSSGRLTLAEINDYLMKKFPFFRGSYTGWRNSVRHNLSLNDCFLKVLRDPSRPWGKDNYWMLNPHSEYTFADGVFRRRRKRIAKRSAKEQDGPDMVSEDTRLPAPEERVGAKFSSSFAIDSILSTPFKRREDSHVEAETQAPRLYWPPGPHILPYTLTYPAQHTYLSEGGYSGTEPSRDALTYLQHTAPGMAAPEAVLHALKVPNKARGFHIDSLLS, from the coding sequence ATGAAACTTGAAGTTTTCTCTGCGCACCACTTCGCGCAGAAGCCGCTGGAGTTGTGCATGGACGCAGAGGGGGGAGTCCCGTCTCCTCTGTCCGGGGACGAGCTGGGGTCGGACGGGGACTGCGTAGCCAACAGCCCGCCACCTGTCATCCAGAGCGGCGACGGCAGCAAGGGGAAGCCCTACACCCGCAGACCCAAACCCCCTTACTCCTACATCGCCCTCATCGCCATGGCCATCCGGGAGTCCAGCAGCGGCCGCCTCACTCTGGCAGAGATCAACGACTACCTGATGAAGAAGTTCCCGTTCTTCCGCGGCAGCTACACCGGCTGGAGGAACTCGGTGCGCCACAACCTGTCACTCAACGACTGCTTCCTCAAAGTGCTGCGGGACCCGTCCAGGCCCTGGGGCAAGGACAACTACTGGATGCTCAACCCGCACAGCGAGTACACCTTCGCTGACGGGGTGTTCCGCCGCAGGAGGAAGCGCATCGCCAAGAGGTCCGCCAAGGAGCAGGACGGCCCGGATATGGTCAGCGAGGACACCCGCCTCCCCGCTCCggaggagagggtgggggcCAAGTTCTCCAGCTCCTTCGCCATCGACAGCATCCTAAGCACACCCTTCAAACGGAGGGAGGACAGCCACGTTGAAGCAGAGACCCAGGCCCCCCGGCTCTACTGGCCCCCGGGGCCCCACATACTGCCTTACACTCTGACCTATCCGGCACAGCACACGTACCTGTCAGAGGGGGGGTACAGCGGCACAGAGCCCAGCAGGGATGCTCTCACATACCTCCAGCACACAGCACCGGGCATGGCCGCACCTGAGGCCGTGCTCCACGCGCTCAAGGTGCCCAACAAGGCGCGAGGCTTCCATATAGACTCTCTGCTCTCATAA